A single region of the Lysinibacillus sp. B2A1 genome encodes:
- a CDS encoding diguanylate cyclase has protein sequence MNSPLTTFITLVCTSGVLNLYLSGYVFFKRHNFTKIAQLFICNTLLIAIYCFASAFGLMSTALNEIKFWTVIQYVGMAFSPAIGLLFIMQYVGINLNRKMFISLLIIPFISLLSVATNDIHHFHYRVFEIDPNLGAPYVYQEIGIWYIVHGIFTFASMFLAFLLVLSHWKETTKVYRPQLISLMFSQLVPIITAFVYLIGLTPPGFDPVPMVLWISSLLYLWSISSSRLFRIMPITKNTIFNNINDGVMVLDESQRLIEFNEACQRMFPKLNRTMYGMDFVKVWFELSEKNIPFNIDITEGAKEFQLDLTISENLSRTYQLRLSSMQQTNSRNGMLLIFTDITELKNLQKKLEHQAYYDELTQVFNRRAFFQYCTEGFLEAKKDQTAFTVVLMDIDYFKKVNDTYGHAVGDQVLIHVAQTIQNQLKERGLFARYGGEEFVLAFNGLTLLEGEAIANELRSYVASQPLETLGELITITLSCGVAEAITEEEETLYQLLHKADMALYCAKQEGRNRVHVYREPIKPEM, from the coding sequence TTGAATTCACCATTGACTACTTTTATCACACTTGTTTGTACGTCAGGCGTATTAAATTTGTATCTTAGTGGATATGTCTTTTTTAAACGCCACAATTTTACGAAGATTGCTCAATTATTTATTTGTAATACACTTTTGATAGCCATTTACTGTTTTGCATCTGCTTTTGGTTTAATGTCTACTGCACTAAATGAAATAAAGTTTTGGACAGTTATTCAATATGTAGGAATGGCATTTTCACCTGCAATTGGATTATTGTTTATCATGCAGTACGTGGGCATAAATTTAAATAGGAAAATGTTTATTTCATTACTGATTATTCCTTTTATTAGCCTGCTATCAGTTGCAACGAATGATATTCATCATTTTCATTATAGAGTGTTTGAAATAGACCCAAATTTGGGAGCACCCTACGTTTATCAGGAGATAGGTATTTGGTATATAGTTCACGGTATATTTACGTTTGCCAGTATGTTTCTAGCATTTTTATTAGTGCTCTCTCATTGGAAGGAAACGACGAAGGTATATCGTCCACAATTAATTTCGCTAATGTTTAGCCAGCTTGTTCCAATAATAACGGCATTTGTTTATTTAATTGGATTAACTCCTCCAGGATTTGATCCAGTCCCAATGGTTTTATGGATTTCCTCACTGTTATATCTATGGTCAATTAGCTCATCGCGTTTATTTAGAATTATGCCTATTACGAAAAATACGATATTTAATAATATAAATGATGGGGTTATGGTGCTAGATGAATCCCAGCGATTAATTGAATTTAACGAAGCCTGTCAGAGGATGTTTCCGAAGCTGAACCGCACCATGTATGGCATGGACTTTGTGAAGGTCTGGTTTGAACTATCCGAGAAAAATATCCCCTTTAATATTGATATAACGGAAGGGGCAAAAGAATTTCAGCTAGATCTAACTATTTCAGAAAACCTTTCACGGACCTATCAGCTTCGCCTCTCATCGATGCAACAGACGAACAGTAGAAATGGAATGCTATTGATTTTTACTGATATTACGGAGCTTAAAAATCTACAAAAAAAATTAGAGCATCAGGCATATTATGATGAACTAACCCAAGTTTTTAATCGTCGAGCTTTTTTTCAGTATTGTACGGAGGGTTTTTTGGAGGCCAAGAAAGATCAAACAGCCTTTACTGTCGTTTTAATGGATATTGACTATTTTAAAAAAGTAAATGATACGTATGGCCATGCTGTTGGTGATCAAGTGCTTATTCATGTAGCACAGACTATTCAAAATCAATTGAAAGAGCGGGGTCTTTTTGCTCGATATGGAGGCGAGGAGTTCGTTCTTGCATTCAATGGATTAACATTACTAGAGGGAGAAGCGATAGCTAATGAGCTCCGTTCCTATGTGGCATCACAGCCTCTTGAAACGCTGGGAGAATTGATTACAATTACGTTAAGCTGTGGTGTTGCAGAAGCAATAACCGAGGAAGAGGAAACACTTTATCAGCTCCTCCATAAAGCTGATATGGCTTTATATTGTGCCAAGCAAGAAGGACGTAATCGTGTACATGTGTATAGAGAACCTATTAAGCCTGAAATGTAA
- a CDS encoding RNA polymerase subunit sigma-24, whose product MEMNESELAKHAINGNEAAQLQLLSLYKESMYRVAYSYMRNEHDANDALQEMTYQCLKNIHKVQTPQYFKTWLVRVVINTCLMMKRQQKQTFITNNVLEQSQYMTELFELNDVISQLPIEQQELIHLKYFRDLKNSEIATLQNIPEGTVKSRLHKTLKKLRQLLGEGGFS is encoded by the coding sequence ATGGAGATGAACGAAAGCGAACTTGCCAAACATGCAATTAATGGAAATGAAGCTGCTCAACTTCAACTTTTAAGTTTATATAAAGAGTCTATGTATCGAGTTGCCTATAGCTATATGCGAAATGAGCATGATGCCAATGATGCTTTACAGGAGATGACATATCAATGCCTAAAAAACATTCATAAAGTTCAAACGCCTCAATATTTTAAAACATGGCTCGTTCGAGTTGTTATTAATACATGTCTAATGATGAAGCGACAACAAAAGCAAACATTCATAACCAATAATGTATTGGAGCAGTCTCAGTATATGACAGAGCTATTTGAACTAAATGATGTCATTTCACAGCTACCCATTGAGCAGCAGGAGCTTATTCATTTGAAGTACTTTAGGGATTTAAAAAACAGTGAGATTGCAACCCTTCAAAATATTCCTGAGGGTACTGTAAAGTCTAGATTACATAAAACATTAAAGAAGCTTCGTCAACTATTAGGAGAGGGGGGCTTTTCATGA
- a CDS encoding IS110 family transposase has protein sequence MNFNTNEKINQVSENTLVIGIDIAKYKHFACAIDDRGRVLQKSFPIAQSHMGFEAFYERLLALKAIHDKQEILVGFEPTGHYWMNLAAFLTNYGIPFVMVNPMHVNRSKELDDNLQTKNDQKDALVIARLMRDGRFSYPRILAGVEAELRNGATLRAKIQEDLNALQNRIIRWLDRFFPEFTQVFKSFGKMAYAVLEKTPLPSDINGKTPEELLFLYRQVEGMKSPQLPKAKQLGEVAESSIGVTEGLVMARFEIATLLSQIQLMQTQLEKLTAQLIEQAKQMTDYDYLASVPGIGDITIVDLLSEVGSLTQYAHPRQLIKLAGLTLRENSSGQQKGQKRISKRGRRQLRALLFRVMMPLIKHNPAFRALHEYYTTRANNPLRKKQSIVVLCGKLVKILHALCKKKTMFDEHQMMKDFAHLQMTA, from the coding sequence ATGAATTTTAATACGAATGAAAAAATTAATCAAGTTTCTGAAAATACGCTTGTCATCGGTATTGACATCGCGAAGTATAAACATTTTGCATGTGCCATCGATGATCGTGGTCGTGTGCTTCAAAAATCATTTCCGATTGCTCAATCACACATGGGATTTGAAGCTTTTTATGAACGATTACTTGCGTTAAAGGCGATACATGATAAACAGGAAATCCTCGTTGGTTTCGAGCCAACAGGTCACTACTGGATGAACTTAGCTGCGTTTTTAACAAACTACGGCATTCCTTTTGTGATGGTGAATCCGATGCACGTCAATCGCTCGAAGGAACTCGATGATAACCTGCAAACGAAAAATGACCAAAAGGATGCACTAGTGATTGCTCGTCTAATGCGCGATGGACGCTTCAGCTATCCACGTATTTTAGCGGGTGTAGAAGCAGAACTTCGCAACGGCGCGACATTGCGTGCCAAAATACAAGAAGACTTAAATGCGCTTCAAAATCGGATCATTCGTTGGCTCGATCGCTTTTTTCCTGAATTTACTCAAGTATTTAAAAGTTTTGGGAAGATGGCCTATGCGGTGCTTGAAAAAACACCTCTACCATCGGATATCAATGGAAAAACACCGGAAGAACTGCTCTTCCTTTATCGCCAAGTAGAGGGAATGAAAAGTCCCCAACTACCAAAGGCAAAGCAATTGGGCGAGGTAGCAGAAAGCTCCATTGGAGTGACAGAAGGTCTTGTGATGGCACGTTTTGAAATTGCCACACTCCTCTCTCAAATCCAATTGATGCAGACACAACTTGAAAAATTAACGGCACAGCTCATTGAGCAAGCCAAACAAATGACGGATTATGACTATTTAGCATCTGTTCCTGGAATTGGTGATATCACGATAGTCGATTTACTTTCAGAGGTCGGTTCACTCACACAATATGCGCATCCACGCCAATTAATCAAATTAGCGGGACTCACATTGCGTGAAAACTCCTCTGGTCAGCAAAAAGGACAAAAGCGCATCTCCAAGCGAGGTCGTCGTCAATTACGTGCGCTCCTGTTCCGCGTAATGATGCCGTTAATCAAACATAACCCAGCTTTTCGAGCGTTACACGAATACTACACCACACGTGCCAACAATCCACTGCGTAAAAAGCAATCGATCGTTGTGCTATGTGGCAAGTTAGTAAAGATTTTACATGCCTTGTGCAAAAAGAAAACGATGTTTGATGAACATCAAATGATGAAGGATTTCGCCCATCTTCAGATGACTGCCTAA
- a CDS encoding cell wall anchor protein, which translates to MGLIKLNCPNCNGKIEYKEGQPFKCPFCETELMLKENNVYYVDQTINNYYGTIPPKTKTHPNTNLKALLIVPIVIICAFFGYFLLSNNQTEYGNHEKIPVRTMPESEVLLFFLKDIFNKGEAMPTKEEIASIRYLTTYYTDNQWHFDYSFDDPFTNKQAEISNYIVMDKILNTQKIEQKDFEAFTGLTVLKFMNDYEISQSEKVSFRHLKSLKSYTGSFNESFSRIAEYFSDKSNIVELSVQIRSNDELALLLEFPNLQSLEISYLTETVTDFHLLNQLSLKSLSLSYTNDLKWLSSLTGLESLAIDMSEATDFSAFYSLNQLQELKLTSVKNLKTLDFIQNMPNLQSLDLENMDITNLERLRDKSSLTKLRLSSLYKLELLDIMNSLTSLTDLSIIGYSGEVSSIVAPHLKKAELTSSFISKLEAPALKNLTVYIRGSESYFNGAELLKYPQLEQFTAMEYSDFTGISALNRLPNLQTLNLNETSFYDETSELFNLQHVKTINCYECKFQFNSKNPFNNNILEQLTLNDVSFQVGNGDWLHEVDKVMPYFAGLSALRSFTMQDSSLQSLSFMENWQQIEMLHLENNAITNVEPLVNLPNLKKLYLLGNQVQNKSVLDKRIIIY; encoded by the coding sequence ATGGGACTTATTAAATTAAATTGTCCAAATTGTAATGGGAAAATTGAATATAAAGAAGGGCAGCCATTCAAATGTCCTTTTTGTGAAACTGAATTAATGTTGAAGGAGAATAATGTCTATTATGTTGACCAGACGATCAATAATTATTATGGAACAATTCCTCCTAAAACAAAAACACATCCAAATACGAATTTAAAGGCGCTTCTAATTGTGCCAATCGTCATTATTTGTGCATTCTTTGGGTATTTTCTTTTGAGTAATAATCAAACTGAATATGGTAACCATGAAAAAATACCTGTTCGAACTATGCCGGAAAGCGAAGTTCTTTTGTTCTTTTTAAAAGATATTTTTAATAAAGGTGAAGCGATGCCGACTAAAGAAGAAATAGCAAGTATCCGCTATTTAACTACCTACTATACTGATAATCAGTGGCATTTTGATTACAGCTTTGATGATCCTTTTACGAATAAGCAGGCTGAAATTTCAAACTATATTGTTATGGATAAGATATTAAATACTCAAAAAATCGAACAAAAGGACTTTGAAGCCTTTACTGGACTGACTGTATTGAAGTTCATGAATGATTATGAAATATCGCAGAGTGAAAAAGTAAGCTTTCGACATCTGAAAAGCTTAAAAAGCTATACAGGCAGCTTTAATGAATCATTTAGTAGAATTGCCGAATATTTTAGTGATAAGTCTAACATTGTAGAGCTCTCTGTCCAAATTCGAAGTAATGATGAACTTGCATTATTATTAGAGTTTCCTAATCTTCAATCACTTGAGATTTCTTATTTGACCGAGACGGTTACAGACTTCCATCTGCTGAATCAACTGTCATTAAAATCATTGTCTTTAAGTTATACCAATGATTTAAAGTGGTTGTCTTCATTAACAGGTTTAGAGTCATTAGCAATAGATATGAGTGAGGCAACAGATTTTAGCGCGTTCTACTCACTGAATCAACTACAAGAATTGAAGCTTACATCAGTGAAAAATTTAAAAACGCTCGATTTTATACAAAATATGCCCAATCTGCAATCGCTAGATCTTGAAAATATGGATATTACGAATTTAGAGCGCCTTAGAGATAAGTCGTCATTAACTAAGCTACGTTTATCTTCTCTTTATAAATTAGAGTTACTTGATATTATGAACAGCCTGACTTCTCTGACCGATTTATCGATAATTGGTTATAGTGGCGAAGTATCATCGATTGTAGCTCCTCATTTAAAAAAAGCGGAATTAACAAGTTCTTTCATTTCTAAGTTAGAGGCACCTGCATTAAAAAACTTGACTGTTTATATTAGAGGGTCTGAGTCGTATTTTAATGGAGCAGAATTATTAAAATACCCACAGCTAGAACAATTTACAGCGATGGAGTATAGCGATTTTACAGGTATTAGTGCCTTAAATCGTCTACCAAATCTACAAACATTAAATCTCAATGAGACATCTTTTTACGATGAAACGAGTGAGTTATTTAATTTACAGCATGTAAAAACGATAAATTGTTATGAGTGTAAGTTTCAATTTAATAGTAAAAACCCTTTTAACAACAACATACTGGAACAGTTAACATTGAATGATGTATCCTTCCAAGTAGGTAATGGTGACTGGTTGCATGAAGTTGATAAGGTTATGCCTTATTTTGCTGGCCTTTCTGCTCTACGCTCTTTCACAATGCAGGATAGCTCACTACAATCATTAAGTTTTATGGAAAATTGGCAACAAATTGAGATGCTTCATTTGGAAAATAACGCGATTACAAATGTTGAGCCTTTAGTAAATCTGCCCAATTTGAAAAAACTATATCTTTTAGGCAATCAAGTGCAAAACAAGTCTGTTCTTGATAAAAGGATAATAATTTATTGA
- a CDS encoding RNA polymerase subunit sigma, whose translation MDFDEIYQKYFQDVYLYLKSLSHSDVIAEEITQETFFKALKNIESFDGSKDIRAWLFIIAKNTYFTYYKKKKKQIDSDLNKTTKTGVHFVKHLMNEEDAFAVHQFLHSMKEPYKEVFSLRTFGELSFDKIGRLFGKSAGWARVTFYRARKQILEYMEAINHDRD comes from the coding sequence ATGGACTTTGATGAAATCTACCAAAAATATTTTCAGGACGTTTATTTATATCTGAAATCATTGAGTCATAGCGATGTTATAGCTGAAGAAATTACCCAGGAAACTTTTTTTAAAGCATTAAAGAATATTGAAAGTTTTGATGGTTCTAAGGATATTCGAGCTTGGCTCTTTATAATTGCTAAAAATACATATTTCACTTATTACAAAAAGAAGAAAAAGCAAATTGATTCTGATTTAAATAAGACAACTAAAACAGGCGTCCATTTTGTGAAGCATTTAATGAATGAAGAGGATGCATTTGCAGTTCATCAGTTTCTACATTCAATGAAGGAACCATACAAGGAAGTCTTTTCACTACGAACCTTTGGGGAGCTATCCTTTGATAAAATTGGGAGGCTTTTTGGTAAAAGCGCGGGATGGGCTAGGGTAACCTTTTACAGGGCTAGAAAGCAAATACTAGAGTATATGGAGGCAATCAATCATGACAGAGATTAA
- a CDS encoding malate:quinone oxidoreductase (malate dehydrogenase; catalyzes the oxidation of malate to oxaloacetate) — protein MSNRQIKSDVILIGAGIMSATLGTLLKELAPDWKITVFEKLDKAGEESSQELNNAGTGHAALCELNYTSEKKDGSIDISKAINVNEQFHVSRQFWSYLVNNKLINNPQDFIMPLPHMSLVQGKENVEFLKKRHETMTKNPLFQGMEFSDDPEKLKEWIPLIMQDRSANEAIAATKIDTGTDVNFGALTRMLFDHLKTKDVDINYNHSVESLKQASDGTWEVRVHDLDGCKMEYHSAKFVFLGAGGGSLELLQKSGIPEGKHIGGFPISGLFLACKNQEVADQHHAKVYGKAKVGAPPMSVPHLDTRYIDNKKSLLFGPFAGFSPKFLKTGSNMDLFASVKPHNITTLLAAGVKEMGLTKYLIQQLMLSKEQRMDELRDFIPNANSDDWDIIVAGQRVQVIKDTEAGGKGTLQFGTEVVSASDGSIAALLGASPGASTAVHVMLEVLNKCFPQQIKEWEPKIKEMIPSYGLSLAQNPELLKEINETTDKALALK, from the coding sequence ATGAGTAACAGACAAATTAAATCAGATGTTATCTTAATTGGTGCCGGAATCATGAGTGCGACTTTGGGGACATTGCTCAAAGAATTAGCACCAGATTGGAAAATTACAGTGTTTGAGAAGCTCGATAAAGCCGGTGAAGAAAGTTCTCAAGAATTGAACAATGCGGGAACTGGGCATGCTGCACTATGTGAGCTTAACTACACTTCAGAGAAAAAAGACGGATCAATCGATATCAGCAAAGCGATTAACGTTAATGAGCAGTTCCATGTTTCAAGACAGTTTTGGTCTTATCTTGTAAACAATAAATTGATCAATAACCCACAAGACTTCATTATGCCTTTGCCACATATGAGCTTAGTACAAGGGAAAGAAAATGTTGAGTTCCTAAAAAAACGTCATGAAACAATGACGAAAAATCCTTTATTCCAAGGCATGGAATTTTCTGATGACCCAGAAAAACTAAAGGAATGGATTCCTCTTATTATGCAAGACCGTTCTGCAAATGAAGCTATTGCTGCAACAAAAATTGACACTGGTACAGACGTTAACTTTGGTGCTTTAACACGTATGTTATTTGATCACTTAAAAACAAAAGATGTAGATATTAACTACAACCACAGTGTTGAAAGTTTAAAACAAGCAAGCGATGGAACATGGGAAGTACGTGTACATGATTTAGATGGATGCAAAATGGAATATCATTCAGCAAAATTTGTCTTCCTTGGAGCTGGTGGTGGAAGCCTAGAATTACTACAAAAATCAGGTATTCCTGAAGGGAAACATATTGGCGGATTCCCTATCAGTGGATTATTCTTAGCATGTAAAAATCAAGAAGTTGCTGACCAGCATCATGCAAAAGTGTACGGAAAAGCAAAAGTTGGTGCTCCACCAATGTCAGTTCCACATCTTGATACACGTTATATTGATAACAAAAAATCATTATTATTTGGACCATTTGCAGGGTTCTCACCTAAGTTCCTAAAAACAGGTTCAAATATGGACTTATTTGCTTCTGTAAAACCACATAATATCACAACTCTATTAGCGGCAGGCGTTAAAGAGATGGGATTAACTAAATATTTAATCCAACAGCTTATGCTTTCAAAAGAGCAGCGCATGGATGAGTTACGTGACTTCATCCCAAATGCGAATAGTGATGATTGGGATATCATTGTTGCTGGACAACGTGTACAAGTAATTAAAGACACAGAAGCTGGTGGTAAAGGTACGCTTCAATTCGGTACGGAAGTTGTAAGCGCTTCTGATGGATCAATTGCAGCTTTACTTGGAGCTTCACCAGGTGCTTCTACGGCTGTTCACGTTATGCTTGAGGTACTCAATAAATGTTTCCCTCAACAAATCAAAGAATGGGAGCCGAAAATTAAAGAAATGATTCCATCTTATGGCTTATCATTAGCACAAAATCCAGAGCTCCTTAAAGAGATTAATGAAACAACTGATAAAGCACTTGCTTTAAAATAA